A genomic region of Dickeya solani IPO 2222 contains the following coding sequences:
- a CDS encoding bifunctional 2',3'-cyclic-nucleotide 2'-phosphodiesterase/3'-nucleotidase, whose amino-acid sequence MKHKLVLSLLAIAIANATQAATVDLRVLETTDLHSNMMDYDYYKDSPTDKFGLVRTASLIQAARQQAVNSVLVDNGDIIQGSPLGDYVAAKGLQKGDVHPVYLAMNTLDYAVGNIGNHEFNYGLDYLHKALAGAHFPYINANVLDAKTGKPLFTPYLIEKKTVKDRDGNPHELRIGYIGFVPPQIMVWDKANLSGKVTVADITETAKKWVPELRKQGADVVIAIPHSGLSAEPYKTMAENSVYYLSQIPGIDAIMFGHAHAVFPSKDFASITGADIAKGTLNGVPAVMPGQWGDHLGVVDLVLNNDSGQWKVAEGKAEARPIYDKAQKKSLAAEDPQLVNVLADAHQKTREFVSKPIGKASDNMYSYLSLIQDDPTVQIVNNAQTAYVEHFIQGDPDLAELPVLSAAAPFKAGGRKNDPASYVEVEKGQLTFRNAADLYLYPNTLVVVKVKGEQVREWLECSAGQFNQIDAHKREPQSLINWDGFRTYNFDVIDGVNYQIDVTQPARYDGECQLINGNAHRIKDLTFKGKPIDPQATFLIATNNYRAYGEKFAGTGEKQVAFASPDENRAVLAAYISAETKKAGEVTPSADNNWRLATIVSDTPLDIRVETSPSPKAAAFIKEKSQYPLSLVGNDDIGFAVYRLDLQKQ is encoded by the coding sequence ATGAAGCATAAGCTGGTGCTGAGCCTGCTCGCGATAGCCATCGCTAACGCCACTCAGGCAGCCACCGTCGATTTACGGGTGCTGGAAACCACCGATCTTCACAGCAATATGATGGACTATGACTACTATAAAGACAGTCCAACGGATAAATTCGGACTGGTCCGTACCGCCAGCCTGATTCAGGCCGCCCGTCAGCAAGCCGTCAACAGCGTGCTGGTGGACAACGGCGACATTATTCAGGGTAGCCCACTGGGCGACTATGTCGCCGCCAAAGGGTTGCAGAAAGGCGACGTACACCCGGTCTATCTGGCGATGAACACGCTGGATTATGCAGTCGGCAATATCGGTAACCATGAATTCAACTACGGGCTGGACTACCTGCATAAAGCGCTGGCCGGCGCCCATTTCCCTTATATCAACGCCAACGTGCTGGACGCCAAAACCGGCAAACCGCTGTTTACTCCTTACCTGATCGAAAAGAAAACGGTGAAAGACCGCGATGGCAACCCCCACGAACTGCGTATCGGTTACATCGGTTTCGTACCGCCGCAAATCATGGTCTGGGATAAAGCCAACCTGAGCGGCAAAGTCACGGTGGCAGACATCACCGAAACCGCGAAAAAATGGGTGCCTGAACTGCGCAAACAAGGGGCGGACGTGGTGATCGCCATACCGCATTCCGGCCTGTCGGCGGAACCGTATAAAACGATGGCGGAAAATTCAGTCTACTACTTAAGCCAGATCCCCGGTATCGACGCCATTATGTTCGGCCACGCCCACGCGGTATTCCCGAGCAAAGATTTCGCCAGCATCACCGGCGCCGACATCGCAAAAGGTACGCTGAACGGCGTTCCCGCCGTGATGCCCGGCCAGTGGGGCGACCATCTCGGCGTGGTGGATCTGGTCCTGAACAACGACAGCGGTCAGTGGAAAGTGGCCGAAGGCAAGGCGGAAGCCCGCCCGATCTACGACAAAGCGCAGAAGAAATCGCTGGCGGCGGAAGACCCGCAGTTGGTCAACGTGCTGGCGGACGCCCATCAGAAAACCCGCGAGTTTGTCAGCAAACCTATCGGCAAAGCCTCCGACAACATGTACAGCTACCTGTCGCTGATTCAGGACGACCCGACGGTCCAGATCGTCAACAACGCGCAGACCGCGTACGTCGAGCACTTTATTCAGGGCGACCCGGATCTGGCGGAGCTGCCGGTGCTGTCCGCGGCAGCGCCGTTCAAAGCAGGTGGTCGCAAGAACGACCCGGCCAGCTACGTGGAAGTGGAGAAAGGCCAGTTGACCTTCCGTAACGCCGCCGACCTCTACCTCTATCCCAACACGCTGGTGGTGGTGAAAGTTAAAGGCGAGCAGGTACGGGAATGGCTGGAATGCTCTGCCGGCCAGTTCAACCAGATTGACGCGCACAAACGCGAGCCGCAATCGCTCATCAACTGGGATGGTTTTCGTACCTACAACTTTGACGTCATTGACGGCGTGAACTACCAGATAGACGTCACCCAGCCTGCCCGCTACGACGGTGAGTGTCAGTTGATCAACGGCAACGCGCATCGTATCAAGGATCTGACCTTCAAAGGCAAACCGATCGATCCGCAGGCCACGTTCCTGATCGCCACCAACAACTACCGCGCCTACGGCGAGAAATTCGCCGGCACCGGTGAAAAACAGGTCGCGTTTGCGTCGCCGGATGAAAACCGCGCGGTGCTGGCCGCCTATATCAGCGCCGAAACGAAAAAAGCCGGCGAGGTAACCCCCTCGGCGGACAACAACTGGCGTCTGGCGACAATTGTCAGCGATACCCCGCTGGATATCCGGGTGGAGACATCGCCGTCGCCGAAAGCGGCAGCGTTCATCAAGGAAAAGTCGCAGTACCCGCTATCGCTGGTGGGTAACGACGACATCGGCTTTGCCGTCTACCGTCTGGATCTGCAAAAACAGTAA
- the ytfE gene encoding iron-sulfur cluster repair protein YtfE: MHYRDQSLGELAITIPRATALFREFNLDFCCGGKQTLLRAASKQALDIEILESRLADLAAQPSTEKDWQQASLGEMIQHIISRFHDRHREQLPELIRMAEKVERVHHDKPACPHGLTNQLMLIHDDLAQHMMKEERILFPMIQSGMGAQAGGPISMMEHEHDDAGQQLEVVKTITNNVTPPDNACTTWRALYTGINEFIDDLMEHIHLENNQLFPRALRGE; this comes from the coding sequence ATGCATTACCGCGACCAATCATTAGGCGAACTGGCCATCACCATCCCGCGCGCTACCGCGCTGTTTCGTGAATTCAACCTCGATTTCTGCTGTGGCGGCAAACAGACGCTACTGCGCGCCGCCAGTAAACAGGCGCTGGATATCGAGATACTGGAATCGCGCCTGGCCGATCTGGCCGCGCAGCCGTCAACGGAAAAAGACTGGCAGCAGGCGTCGCTGGGCGAGATGATCCAGCACATCATCAGCCGTTTCCACGATCGTCACCGTGAGCAGTTGCCGGAATTGATCCGGATGGCCGAAAAAGTAGAGCGCGTGCACCACGACAAACCGGCCTGCCCGCACGGACTGACCAATCAACTGATGCTGATTCACGACGATCTGGCGCAGCACATGATGAAAGAAGAGCGGATTCTGTTCCCGATGATTCAGTCCGGTATGGGTGCGCAAGCTGGCGGACCGATTTCGATGATGGAACACGAACACGATGACGCCGGTCAGCAACTGGAAGTGGTCAAAACCATCACCAACAACGTTACGCCGCCAGACAATGCCTGCACCACCTGGCGGGCGCTGTATACCGGTATCAACGAGTTTATCGACGACCTGATGGAGCACATCCATCTGGAAAACAACCAGCTGTTCCCACGAGCGCTGCGAGGCGAGTAA
- a CDS encoding DUF2502 domain-containing protein yields the protein MIKPLLLGAMMTGVLLSAIPAAQANSLSLALPGVHLDIGDRDDRGYYWDGDRWCDPDSWYARRHHHARQVYYYAPPPQPRVVIVEPPQPVYVVPGPGPGGPGPGWGWGHHRGGPRW from the coding sequence ATGATTAAGCCACTTTTATTGGGTGCCATGATGACGGGCGTACTGTTGTCGGCGATACCCGCCGCACAGGCCAACAGCCTGAGTCTGGCACTGCCGGGTGTGCATCTTGACATCGGCGATCGTGACGATCGTGGCTATTACTGGGACGGCGATCGTTGGTGCGATCCAGACAGCTGGTATGCGCGTCGACACCATCATGCCCGCCAGGTTTATTACTACGCACCGCCACCCCAGCCACGTGTTGTGATCGTTGAACCCCCGCAGCCGGTTTATGTTGTACCCGGTCCCGGTCCGGGCGGCCCTGGTCCAGGATGGGGCTGGGGTCATCATCGCGGTGGTCCGCGTTGGTAA
- the fklB gene encoding FKBP-type peptidyl-prolyl cis-trans isomerase → MTTPSYDSVEAQASYGIGLQIGQQLQESGLEGLIPDALVAGLCDALEGKAPVVPVDVVHRALREVHERADAVRLERQREQAAEGQRFLEDNAGKDGVSSTETGLQFRVLTQGEGAIPARQDRVRVHYTGRLIDGTVFDSSVQRGQPAEFPVSGVIPGWIEALTLMPVGSKWELYIPQNLAYGERGAGASIPPFSTLIFEVELLEIL, encoded by the coding sequence ATGACAACGCCTTCTTATGACAGCGTCGAAGCACAGGCAAGCTACGGCATTGGCCTGCAGATTGGTCAACAACTGCAGGAATCCGGTCTGGAGGGGTTGATCCCCGATGCGCTGGTAGCGGGGCTGTGCGATGCGCTGGAAGGAAAAGCGCCTGTGGTGCCGGTTGATGTGGTACATCGTGCGTTGCGTGAAGTGCATGAGCGGGCGGATGCGGTGCGTCTTGAGCGTCAGCGTGAGCAGGCGGCGGAAGGTCAGCGCTTTCTGGAAGACAACGCCGGCAAAGACGGCGTTAGCAGCACCGAAACCGGCCTGCAGTTCCGTGTGCTGACGCAGGGCGAAGGTGCGATCCCGGCGCGTCAGGATCGGGTTCGGGTTCACTATACCGGTCGCCTGATTGACGGCACCGTGTTCGACAGTTCGGTGCAGCGTGGCCAGCCGGCGGAATTCCCGGTTAGCGGCGTGATTCCGGGGTGGATCGAAGCGCTGACGCTGATGCCGGTCGGTTCGAAATGGGAACTCTATATTCCTCAAAATCTGGCGTATGGCGAACGTGGCGCGGGCGCGTCCATCCCGCCGTTCAGCACGCTGATTTTTGAAGTGGAACTGCTGGAAATCCTGTAA
- a CDS encoding LysM-like peptidoglycan-binding domain-containing protein, with amino-acid sequence MGRIAPRRKQSTWNHLTLWQSCQNWLAQWRQRKDIPGEPEESADEAETVIPAPAPRRRHRRQLSWLRTLWHLPDDFSWMEPLPYFHRRCILILLCLLLLVLLWPSPPAPAPSRQIDVPLSSQTAPIQAQLVDPAATASQTPRPATSGANWQSYQIASGQTLAQLFRDNSLPVNDVFAMAQVEGQNKPLSNLRAGQKVRLQLNTQGMVSQLEIDTPDGQQVQFVRQQDGSFIRIR; translated from the coding sequence ATGGGCAGAATCGCGCCCAGGAGAAAGCAATCCACCTGGAATCACCTGACGCTATGGCAGTCCTGCCAGAACTGGCTGGCCCAATGGCGTCAACGCAAGGACATTCCCGGTGAACCGGAAGAAAGCGCAGATGAAGCGGAGACGGTTATCCCGGCCCCCGCTCCACGCCGCAGGCATCGCAGACAGCTATCCTGGCTGCGGACGCTTTGGCATCTGCCGGATGATTTCAGCTGGATGGAACCGCTGCCCTATTTTCACCGTCGTTGTATTCTGATTTTGCTGTGTTTGCTGTTGCTGGTGCTGCTGTGGCCGTCCCCACCAGCCCCTGCGCCTTCTCGTCAGATAGACGTGCCGCTCAGCTCGCAGACCGCGCCGATACAGGCGCAACTGGTGGACCCCGCCGCCACCGCCAGCCAGACGCCGCGCCCGGCGACGTCTGGCGCCAACTGGCAATCCTATCAGATCGCGTCCGGCCAGACGCTGGCCCAGCTATTCCGCGACAACAGCCTTCCCGTCAACGATGTCTTCGCCATGGCGCAGGTGGAAGGACAAAACAAGCCGCTCAGCAATCTGCGGGCCGGGCAAAAAGTCCGGCTACAGCTCAATACGCAAGGTATGGTGAGCCAGCTTGAGATCGACACCCCGGACGGTCAACAGGTACAGTTCGTTCGCCAGCAGGATGGTTCTTTCATCCGCATTCGCTGA
- a CDS encoding DUF488 domain-containing protein, which produces MTELIRLVRVYDIPPLPEHSVFLVDRLWPRGIAKSRLPGVVWLKDVAPGHELRRWFHANPVQWDTFVGMYRAELRQHTAWQPLVALLRQSQPITLLYGSRDKERNHAMVLRDFLIEQSALSECG; this is translated from the coding sequence ATGACAGAATTGATCCGGCTGGTGCGCGTCTATGACATACCGCCTCTTCCTGAACATTCGGTATTTCTGGTCGACCGACTGTGGCCGCGCGGCATAGCCAAAAGCCGTCTGCCCGGCGTCGTTTGGCTGAAAGACGTCGCGCCAGGCCATGAATTACGGCGCTGGTTTCATGCTAATCCGGTGCAATGGGACACTTTTGTCGGGATGTACCGTGCGGAGCTGCGTCAACATACCGCGTGGCAGCCGCTGGTGGCGTTACTGCGTCAGTCGCAGCCGATAACCCTGCTGTATGGCAGCCGGGATAAGGAGCGGAATCATGCGATGGTGTTGCGTGATTTTCTGATAGAACAGTCAGCGCTCAGCGAATGCGGATGA
- a CDS encoding dihydrodipicolinate synthase family protein has protein sequence MKEITIDLRGLNPAPITPFTRDGAVDYTACKKLGAWLAGIDGVKSLTVLGHAGEGTFLSQDEQMKVIEAFAESVNGAIPIIAGITLEGTAVAVEEAKRAIKAGASAGLLYPSHGWLRFGYQKGAPQDKYRQVYEESGLPLILFQYPDATKCTYSLETLLDIAAQPGVFAMKNGVRNMRRWDTEIPVIRRERPELQILSCHDEYLLSTVFDVDGLLVGYGNIAPELLVEMIKAGKAKDYAKARAIHDRLLPVTKSVYHRGSHMEGTVALKHALVERGILEHATVRSPLMPLEAGAEEEIKAAIRAAELPRVG, from the coding sequence ATGAAAGAAATCACTATCGATTTACGTGGTCTGAACCCGGCGCCGATCACCCCCTTCACCCGCGATGGCGCGGTGGATTACACCGCCTGTAAAAAACTGGGCGCCTGGCTGGCCGGCATCGACGGCGTCAAGAGCCTGACCGTACTGGGTCACGCCGGGGAAGGCACCTTCCTGTCCCAGGATGAACAGATGAAAGTGATTGAAGCCTTCGCAGAATCCGTGAACGGCGCCATTCCCATCATCGCCGGCATCACGCTGGAAGGCACCGCGGTGGCGGTGGAGGAAGCCAAACGGGCCATCAAGGCCGGTGCATCCGCCGGTCTGTTGTATCCGTCGCACGGCTGGCTGCGTTTCGGCTACCAGAAAGGCGCGCCGCAGGACAAATACCGTCAGGTGTACGAAGAGAGCGGGCTGCCGCTGATTCTGTTCCAGTACCCGGATGCCACCAAATGCACCTACAGCCTGGAGACGCTGCTGGATATCGCCGCGCAGCCCGGCGTGTTCGCGATGAAGAACGGCGTGCGCAACATGCGCCGCTGGGACACGGAAATTCCGGTCATCCGCCGGGAGCGTCCGGAGCTGCAAATCCTGAGCTGTCATGACGAATACCTGCTGTCGACGGTCTTTGACGTGGACGGTCTTCTGGTGGGATACGGCAATATCGCGCCGGAGCTGCTGGTGGAGATGATTAAGGCGGGGAAAGCGAAGGATTACGCGAAGGCGCGGGCCATCCACGACCGTCTGCTGCCGGTGACGAAGAGCGTCTACCACCGGGGTTCGCATATGGAAGGGACGGTGGCGCTGAAGCACGCACTGGTGGAAAGGGGGATTCTGGAGCACGCCACGGTGCGTTCGCCGTTGATGCCGCTGGAGGCGGGAGCGGAAGAGGAAATCAAGGCGGCTATCCGGGCGGCTGAACTGCCTCGCGTTGGCTGA
- a CDS encoding LacI family DNA-binding transcriptional regulator, whose amino-acid sequence MDSNAFSQHGANRKLSNKPVTLQDVATVAGVSVSTVSRVLDERLPPSRSKTAERVRQVAQELGYRRDIMASSLRRGGTGTIGVLVPRLSDMVMALLYEAIFRAAEKQGYFTIVATCGDDPAQEKAAVESLLDRRVDGLILATSRLDDRLPAELRQQQIPHSLVLRTDGISRSAIGNDEQGGYLATRHLIDLGHRDIGLIAGPNFTSGARDRRLGFQRAMQEAGLSIRPEWIKESGFGIESGEAKGLELLTPAHRPSAIFAINDDLAIGVMAAAHRVGLTLGQDLSLVGYNDIPLVARLPVPLSSVHIPLDHIASLAVELLLSASDGNEPIRRVIPSLIPRSSSAPFNR is encoded by the coding sequence ATGGATTCAAACGCATTTTCGCAGCACGGCGCAAACCGGAAACTAAGCAATAAGCCCGTCACTCTGCAAGATGTGGCGACGGTGGCAGGCGTCAGTGTTTCTACCGTGTCCCGGGTACTGGACGAACGCCTGCCGCCGTCGCGCAGCAAAACCGCTGAGCGGGTTCGGCAAGTCGCACAGGAACTGGGATATCGCCGGGATATTATGGCCTCCAGCTTGCGCCGCGGCGGCACCGGCACCATCGGCGTACTGGTGCCGCGCCTGAGCGACATGGTGATGGCGTTGCTGTATGAAGCCATTTTCCGGGCAGCGGAAAAACAGGGTTATTTCACGATCGTCGCCACCTGCGGCGATGATCCCGCGCAGGAAAAAGCGGCGGTGGAATCGCTGCTCGACAGACGGGTTGACGGACTGATTCTGGCGACCAGCCGACTCGATGACCGTCTGCCTGCCGAGTTGCGTCAGCAACAGATTCCCCACTCGCTGGTACTGCGTACCGACGGTATCAGCCGTTCTGCCATCGGCAACGATGAGCAAGGCGGTTATCTGGCCACCCGGCATCTGATCGATTTAGGCCATCGGGATATCGGCCTGATTGCCGGACCCAACTTCACATCGGGCGCGCGCGATCGTCGTTTGGGCTTCCAGCGCGCCATGCAGGAAGCGGGCTTATCGATACGGCCCGAGTGGATTAAAGAATCCGGCTTCGGCATTGAATCCGGGGAAGCGAAAGGATTGGAACTGCTCACGCCCGCGCATCGGCCCAGCGCCATTTTCGCTATTAACGACGATCTGGCGATAGGCGTCATGGCTGCCGCGCATCGTGTCGGCCTGACGCTCGGTCAGGATCTGTCACTGGTGGGATACAACGATATTCCGCTGGTGGCGCGTCTGCCGGTGCCGTTGTCTTCGGTACACATCCCGCTGGATCACATCGCTTCGCTGGCGGTAGAACTGCTGCTTTCCGCTTCAGACGGCAATGAGCCAATCCGCCGGGTTATCCCCAGCCTGATCCCCAGAAGCTCCAGCGCACCGTTCAACCGCTAA
- a CDS encoding methyl-accepting chemotaxis protein: MKVSHKLYGGFAIVLMLVILASGFGAVRFFIIRDLYVKTIIMNDMNHYLDQSKIARIKYFFSFDETNLTNLVKYNNQIVDQINKAKTLIWGNEYSDYFNSLDQDMKQYWQDLDNLKMALNKVKEASKAIDALDKGDMLARFTGSLPLKPDETELLAKRDNTLLAFFKLANSMQSLQRLGSTDSLKTLQSNYDDVRKIYADFSAAVDSERKSKLADVDKYMASYSQAAMQYVDNLTRLKDSDAKFRITGDKITADIANIVGSIDAKNSSVINSAVLQVVVLGVLAVLFGLLIAWSVTRLITRSIMSNLKLAETIADGDLSTSVTVERHDELGMLTAAMMGMTLRLRTLVRDIRKSVNQVAHASTAIAAGNSDLSSRTEQQSSAIVETAASMEQLTSTVKNNADNARHASQITGQASDIANKGGDIIRKVVSTMSEISGSSKKISDITSVINSIAFQTNILALNAAVEAARAGEQGRGFAVVASEVRSLAQRSSQAAKEIEALITESVSRVDAGTALVARAGSTMEEIVAAVGSVNTLMSEISTASDEQSRGISQIGSAVTEMDSTIQQNASMVHESSSAANALEEQVARLAELIAVFHLPEGEEDREEDGYHQTTRIAARRLLS; encoded by the coding sequence ATGAAAGTGTCACATAAACTGTATGGCGGATTTGCCATTGTGCTTATGCTGGTAATTTTGGCCTCAGGGTTTGGTGCGGTTCGTTTCTTTATTATTCGTGACCTCTATGTGAAAACAATAATAATGAATGACATGAATCATTATCTTGATCAGTCAAAAATTGCGAGAATAAAGTATTTCTTCTCATTCGATGAAACAAACCTGACTAATCTAGTTAAATATAATAATCAAATCGTAGATCAAATTAATAAGGCCAAAACGCTGATATGGGGAAATGAATATAGCGACTACTTCAATAGTCTGGATCAGGATATGAAACAGTATTGGCAAGATCTGGATAATTTGAAAATGGCATTGAATAAAGTGAAGGAAGCGAGTAAAGCCATCGATGCCCTTGATAAGGGGGATATGCTGGCTCGTTTTACGGGAAGTCTGCCATTAAAACCGGATGAAACCGAATTGCTGGCAAAACGCGATAATACCCTGCTGGCATTTTTCAAACTGGCGAATAGTATGCAAAGTTTGCAGCGGTTGGGCAGCACGGATTCGCTGAAAACCTTGCAGTCAAACTATGATGACGTCCGCAAGATCTATGCTGATTTTTCTGCCGCTGTCGATAGCGAGCGAAAAAGTAAGCTGGCCGATGTAGATAAATATATGGCCAGTTACAGCCAGGCGGCGATGCAATATGTTGATAATTTAACCCGTCTTAAAGACTCCGATGCGAAATTTCGGATTACCGGCGACAAGATTACTGCCGATATCGCCAATATTGTCGGCAGTATCGATGCGAAAAACAGTTCGGTGATCAATAGCGCGGTGCTGCAGGTGGTGGTGCTGGGCGTGCTGGCGGTACTGTTTGGTTTGCTGATTGCCTGGTCGGTAACGCGGCTGATCACCCGTTCTATCATGTCCAACCTGAAACTGGCGGAAACCATTGCCGACGGCGATCTGTCGACGTCGGTGACGGTGGAACGCCACGATGAACTGGGAATGCTGACGGCCGCGATGATGGGGATGACATTACGGCTACGCACACTGGTGAGGGATATTCGCAAAAGCGTCAACCAGGTAGCCCACGCATCAACCGCCATCGCCGCAGGCAACAGCGATCTGTCGTCAAGAACGGAGCAGCAGTCTAGCGCGATTGTGGAAACGGCGGCCAGCATGGAACAGTTAACCTCAACGGTGAAAAACAACGCGGATAACGCTCGCCACGCGAGTCAAATCACCGGTCAGGCGTCCGATATTGCCAACAAAGGGGGCGATATCATCAGGAAAGTCGTCAGCACCATGTCCGAGATTTCCGGCAGCTCTAAAAAGATTTCCGATATTACCTCGGTGATTAACAGCATCGCTTTTCAGACCAATATTCTGGCGCTGAATGCCGCTGTGGAAGCGGCGCGGGCCGGCGAGCAGGGCCGCGGGTTCGCTGTTGTGGCCAGTGAGGTTCGTAGTCTGGCTCAGCGCAGTTCTCAGGCGGCCAAAGAGATTGAAGCGTTGATTACCGAGTCGGTTTCCCGTGTGGATGCCGGTACGGCGCTGGTTGCTCGTGCAGGTTCGACGATGGAGGAGATCGTGGCGGCGGTCGGTTCGGTCAACACGCTGATGAGTGAAATTTCTACCGCTTCAGATGAACAGAGCCGCGGTATTTCACAAATCGGTAGTGCGGTGACGGAGATGGATTCGACCATCCAGCAAAATGCGTCGATGGTGCATGAGTCGTCATCCGCAGCAAACGCGCTGGAAGAACAGGTGGCTCGCTTGGCGGAACTGATTGCGGTCTTTCATTTGCCTGAAGGTGAAGAGGATCGGGAAGAAGACGGCTATCACCAGACCACAAGGATAGCGGCACGGCGATTATTGTCGTAA
- a CDS encoding fumarylacetoacetate hydrolase family protein has protein sequence MKLASFIVGSRESYGLKVDAGIIDLGARLGMRYADLRALIKENGVHDAQRFLHEKADYQEKDVTFLPVINNPGKIFCVGMNYAEKRVEFGEANPAPTLFIRFPDSQVGHNCGLLKPAQSNEFDYEGELAVIIGKAGREIDVAQALEHVAGYSCYMDGSVRDWQHSWFTAGKNWCRTGAFGPWLVTRDEIPQPQNLRIQTRLNGQTVQNDNTSGMIHSIPALIAYISTFSALSPGDVIITGSPGGVGKKRNPPLFLYDGDIVEVEIEKIGCLHNVVEQKVILS, from the coding sequence ATGAAATTAGCGAGTTTTATTGTTGGTTCAAGGGAAAGCTACGGATTAAAAGTCGACGCGGGCATTATTGATCTGGGCGCCAGATTGGGAATGCGATACGCCGATTTACGGGCGCTGATCAAAGAAAATGGGGTGCATGACGCGCAGCGTTTTTTGCATGAGAAAGCGGACTATCAGGAAAAGGACGTCACCTTTTTACCCGTCATCAACAACCCCGGGAAAATTTTCTGTGTCGGGATGAACTATGCCGAAAAAAGAGTGGAATTCGGAGAGGCCAACCCCGCGCCTACATTATTTATTCGTTTCCCAGACTCTCAGGTCGGGCATAATTGCGGCTTGCTCAAGCCGGCGCAATCCAACGAGTTTGACTATGAAGGCGAACTGGCGGTTATTATTGGCAAGGCCGGCAGGGAAATTGATGTGGCGCAGGCTCTTGAACATGTCGCCGGATACAGTTGTTATATGGATGGCTCGGTGCGTGACTGGCAGCATAGCTGGTTTACCGCCGGGAAAAACTGGTGCCGAACCGGTGCATTTGGCCCCTGGCTGGTAACCCGAGATGAAATTCCACAACCACAGAATTTGCGTATTCAAACCCGATTAAATGGTCAAACCGTTCAAAATGATAATACTTCCGGTATGATTCACTCTATCCCCGCATTGATTGCGTATATCAGTACCTTCAGTGCGCTTTCACCCGGCGATGTTATTATTACTGGTTCCCCCGGAGGGGTAGGTAAAAAACGCAATCCGCCGCTATTCCTGTATGACGGTGATATTGTGGAGGTGGAGATAGAGAAAATTGGCTGTTTACACAATGTGGTAGAACAAAAAGTTATTCTATCATGA